The following nucleotide sequence is from Burkholderia gladioli.
GTTCTGCGCGTACGGGCCGGTGAACAGCCACGTGAGCGCCGCATCCCAACGGTGGTAGCTCCAGTCCAGCGTGGTATTGCCGCGCCAGCGCGGGAAGCTGCCGCCGAACGGCTGGGTCAGCGTGAAGTTGTTGCCCGCGCCGTCCACCGGGGCCGCGCCCGGCTGGCCGATCTTGAAGCTCTTCACGTAGGCCCAGTCGCCCGACAGCGTCAGCGTGCCGAAGCTCTTGAGCGGCAGCGCCTGGCGGAAGGTCGACTCGAAGCCGTTGGTGTCGAGGTAGCCCAGGTTGGTGTACGGCGTGATCTTGTAGAGCAGCGCGCCGGTATTCGGATCGTTGACGATCTGCGTCGGCGCACCCTGGCCGATCACGTTGTCGACGCGGATCTTGTACCAGTCGAGGCTGAAATCGGTGTAGCGGCTCGGCGAGAGCTGGAAGCCGATGTTCAGGTTGCGGGTGTGCTCCGGCGAGATGTTCGGGTTGCCCACCGTGATCGACGTGTAGTTCTGGCCGCTCGCGGCATCGACCTGGCTGCCGATGGTGCGCGAGGCGCTGTCCTCGACGAAGGTCGGTGCGCGGAAGCCGCGGCTATACGACGTGTACAGGGTCAGCTGCTGCGCCGGCTGGTAGCGCAGGGCGAAGCGCGGCGAGAACGCGCCGCCGACGTCCGAGTAGTGGTCGTAACGGCCCGATTGGCTGAAGGTCAGGTTCTTCAGGATCGGCACGTTCAACTGGTAGTAGACCGCCGCGACGTTGCGCTGGCCGTTCACGGTCTGAAGGTTCGGCGACGTCACGAGGCCGTCGGCGAATTCCGAGCCCGGCGCGAGGAATTCGCTCTGGTGCGTGAACTGTGCGCCGAGACCCAGGCCGACATCGCCGGTGGGCAGGTGGAACAGCGTCGGCGTGGACAGCGTCGCGTCGATCGTGTCGAGCTTCGAGATCCCGAAGGTGCTGGCGTCCTCGAACAGGCCGTTCAGCCCGTTCGGCGTCGAACCCGGGTTCGCGAAGTTCAGCGTGCCGTTCTGGTAGATGTTGTTCAGCGCATTGACGTTCAGCTCGTTCGAGAACGAGTTGGACACCGTGCTCTGCGAGTGGCTCAGCGAGGTCGCCCAATCCCAGTCACCGCCGATCGGCAGGCCGAACGAGCCCTTGATGCCGGTCGATGCGCGCCAGAACGTGGAGTTGGTCTTCTCCGCAACCGCTTCCGGGAACGAGTAGGTCAGTTGCGACGGCGCGCCCGTGGTGTTGAACGGGTTGCTGGTCGGAACGATGGTGTTGAACGGCGAGAGCTGTTGCGTGACCGGGTTCCAGACCAGCGCCGGACCCTGCGGGTTGCCGATGGTGTGGGTGCCCTGGTTCGAGGTCGACGAGATGCTGCTGATCATGAAGTCGCCGAACGCGGTGGTCTTGTCGTCGACCTTGAAGTCGCCGTGCAGCTTCGCGTTCAGGCGTTCCGTCATCGGCAGGATCGACATGCTCTCGGCGGTGTTCGCCGCGCAGACCGTGCCGCCCAGGCCATTGGTGGCCGCCAGCGAGTTGGTGCCCGCCGGCCGCACGACGCTGCCCGGCGGGCAGCCGGCGAGCGCCTGCGCGTTGCCGCCCGGCAGGTTCCAGTACGAGGGTGCCAGCACCGACAGGCCGCCCGGGAAGCCGGTGAAGTCCTGGTTGCGGGTCGAATCGCGGTCCGCCAGCGTGAAGCCGTTGGACTTGTAGTAGCTGGCCGCCGCCGTGATGTTGAAGCGGTCGGCGTTCAGGTCGCCGAAGCCGGCCAGGATGCCGAACTTGGTGGTGCCGTCGCCGTTGCCGGAATTGATCGCCGAGCCCAGGCTGCCGTCGAGCTGCACGCCGCGGAAGTCGTGCTTGGTGATGATGTTGACCACGCCGCCGATCGCGTCCGAGCCGTATTGCGACACGGCGCCGGTCTTGACGATTTCGATCCGCTCGATCGCGTTGAGCGGCAGGGTGTTCAGGTCGAAGAAGGAGTCGTCGGCGTTCGAGAAGAACGCGAACGGCGCGACGCGCTGGCCGTCGACCAGCACCAGCGTGTACTTCTCGGGCAGGCCGCGCAGCGCGATGCCGGCCGCGCCGGCCGCGAAGCTGCTGCTCTGGCCTTCGCTCCAGCTGTTCGCCGAGTTGGCGGTGGTATTGCGCAGGAAGTCGGCCACCGTGGTCGCGCCGCTGCTGGTGATTTCCTTCGGCGTGATGGTCTGCACCTGGTTGAAGCCGACCTTGTCCGAGCTGCGGATCAGCGAACCCGTCACCTCGAAGCGCTTGATCTGCTGCACCTTGTTGCCGCCCGCGGGCGCGGCCGTCGTGGCCGCGCCCGAGGCACCCGCCGGCGCGTCGGCCGTGGCGGCCCCCACGCTGGACGGCGTATCCGCCTGCGCCACCTTGATGGCCGGACCGGATGCCAGGGCATCCGCCACTGCGGCCGGCCCCGCCGCCGGCTGGCTTTGCGCGAACGCCGGCACTGCCAGCGTCGCCGCCAATGCGATTTCCGCCCAGACGATCTGCCTCACGGCCATCGCCAACACTCTCTGTTTCATCTTGCCCCTCTCGCTGAACAAATAGACCCCACCCGTCGCGCGCGAAATCTCATGAATTTCGTTCACCGCCGACGCGGCATCGCGTTTCGGCACCGATTGCCAAACCCTGTTTTATTGCCGGTTCCCTGCTGTGTAGTGCGTGTTACCGCGTCGCCCGCAGCGGATGCATCCATGACGGCATCCTTACAAGTTGTTAGTCCTGCGAACGATACTGCCTGAGCGACAGCTGCCTGCTTCGCGACCGGTTCGATCGACCGGGTCGTCGCGACCCCGCGCCCTCCGCGGTGCCGCCTGCCTTGTTCGCGGGCCGTGGCACAGGCCCGCTGTTTTTTTGCCGCCTACTGCTTCCCCCTGTCGGCCACCTGCTCGCCGCCAGTTCGGATCAGAACAATCTCGGTGTCCCGACCCAGACGATCCACGACTCCTCGGTCGACACGTTGCGCCATGCGTGCGTGACATTGGCCTCGTAGTGCGCGGTATCTCCCTGCTTCAGCGTGAAGGTGCGCCCGTCGAGGGTCAGCGCGATTTCGCCGCGTATCACGTACAGGAACTGCTCGCCCGTATTCGACGCCACGGCGGACTGGGCATGGTCCACCGGCATCTTCACCAGCACCGCGTCGAGCTGGCGGCTGTCCATCTGGCTGGTCAGCCGCGCGAACGAATTGGCCGAATCCGCGAAGCTGAAGAACTGCAAGGTCTCGGCGCGCCGGACCGACTTGGCCTCGGTGGGCGCCTCGACGAAGTACTGCATGCTCACGCCGAGCGCGCGGGCGATGCCGACCAGCGATTGCAGCGAGGGCGTCGCGCGGCCGCGCTCGACCTGGGAGAGGAACGGCTTGGAGATGCCCGCCATTACCGCCACCTCGTCCAGCGTCAGCTTCAGCCGCTGCCGCAGCGCGCGGATCCGGCCGCCGATCGCCGCCGACGCGGACATCGATTCATCGAGGATCGGAACCATGTTAGATCGCTGTTCATTTCGCCACGACGAGGGTCCACAGCCGCGCCAGCTCGGCTGTTCCGTCGTTCCCGTTGACGGCACGGAACGCCTGCACCGCATGGGCCTTGTCGCCCGCCACGTAATACGCCTCGCCGAGCCGCAGCTGCGCGAGATCCGGATGCGCCAGGCCGCCCTTGGCGATCGCCTGGCGGATCTGCGCGATACCCTCGGCGCCCTTGCCGGCGAACACCAGGTTCAGGCCGGCGTCGACCGGGTTGACCGGATTGTCGGGATCTGGCGGCGCGGTCAGTCGCTTGGCGGCCAGCGCCTGCAGGCGCTTCTCGCGGTCGGCCTGGGCGTCGTGGCCCAGCACGCCGGAGGAGAAGCCCTGGTCGATCACCTGCTTGCCCTCGGCGGTCGAGCCGACCACGATCGCGAGCTGGGTCATCTCCATGTAGTCGTCGACGCTCGTCAGGCTGTTGGTGGCGCGGCGCAGCCGGTAGATATCGAGGTCCAGCGAGGACAGGTAGCCCGGCCGCGTGCGGATCGCGTTGAACAACTGGGACTGATAGGCCGGGTTCGGGTGATGGACGGCCAGCGACTCCAGCGCCGAGAGATAGGTCGCGCTGTCGTTGGCGTGCTGCGCGCAGGTGGCCAGCATCTGCAGCGAGCCTTCGTCGGTGACGCGCCCGGCGCGCGTGTCGGCGTCCACCGCCGGCTTGAGGGTGGCCACCACCTGCTTGCAGTCGTTCGAGAGGTAGTAGGACTGCAGCAACAGGGTGCGCATGTCCGGATCGTTGCCGCCCGCCTTCTGGTAGCGCTGCGCGGTGCGGATCGCCGCGGCGTAGTTCTTCTGCTGGAAATACAGGCCCGCCAGCGTGGCGGCGGTGCGCTGCTCGTCGGCCGCGCCCGCGTGGCCCGAGGCCAGCACCGCCTCGTAGGCCTGCTGCGCGGCGCCGGTGTCGCCGGCGGCGATGGCGGCCGCGCCGCGCATCTCGTCGACCGTCACGGCCTCGTAGGGCGTCTTGTTCGGCACGGCCTGCGCCTGCGCGATCTTGCCGAGCGCGTCGCGATACTTGTGGGCGCGATAGAGGTCCTGCGCGGCCGCGAGCGGCTTGGCGATCTCGGGGCGCAGCGAGTCGGCCGCGTGCGAGATGCCCGATGCGCAGGCGAAAAGAACCCCCAGCGCGGCCGCGAGCGCGGCGCGCTTCATCCGTTGGTCGATCATCGAGGTACCCGGTTCGTTACTGCATGTACTGTTCGTTGCCGATCAGGCCGATCTTGGTGGCGCCCACGCGCTGCGCGGCGGCCAGCACGCCCGCCACGTCGCGATACGGCACCAGCTTGTTCGGCCGCAGATGGATCTCCGGCTGCACCGGCTCGGCCGCGGCCTGCGAGAGCTTCTGCTCGAGCGCGGCGCGGTTCGGCACCAGGGTGCCGTTCCAGGTGGTGGTGCCGTCGAAGTCGATGTCGATCTGCACCACCTCCGGCGGCGTGGCCGGCGGCGGCGGATTGCCGACCGGCAGGTCCATCTTCACCGAGTGCATCTGGATCGGGATGGTGATGATCAGCATGATCAGCAGCACCAGCATCACGTCGATCAGCGGCGTGGTGTTGATGTCCACCATCACTTCCGGCTCGCCGCCACCGCGCGAAACGTTCATTCCCATCGTCTGCTCCTAGCCGCGAGCCGGCGGCTCGGTAATGAAGGACACTTTCGCGATCCCCGCCCGCTCGCAGTCGGTGATCAGGCGCCCGATGAATTCGTAGCGGGTGTCCTGGTCGCCGCGCACGTGCACGTCGGGCTGCGGGTTCATCTGCGATACGTCCTTCAGCTTGGCGAGCAGGGTCGGGCCGTCGACCAGCTTCTCGCCCCAGAAATACTGCCCTTCGCGGTTCACGGCGATCTCGATGCTCTTGGGCTTGGTCTGCAGCGGCTGCACGGTTTCCTTGGGCAGCTGCAGCGGGATCGTGTGCGTGACCACCGGGATCGTGATCAGGAAGATGATCAGCAGCACCAGCATCACGTCCACCAGCGGCGTGGTGTTGATATTGGCGATCACCTCGTCTTCGCCTTCCTCCTGCCCGACACTCATGGCCATGGCGAATCTCCGCTCAGCGGCCGAGCGAGGCGGCAGGCGCGCGCACCGCGCGCTTGCCGCCGCCTGCCAGCACCACGGTGTGCAGCTGGGCGCCGAAGTTGCGCACGCGCTCCATCACCGACTTGTTGCGACGGACCAGGAAGTTGTAGCCGAGCACCGCCGGCACCGCCACCGCCAGGCCGATCGCGGTCATGATCAGCGCCTCGCCCACCGGGCCGGCGACCTTGTCGATCGAGGCCTGGCCAGCGATACCGATCGCCGTCAGCGCGTGGTAGATCCCCCACACCGTGCCGAACAGGCCGACGAACGGGGCGGTCGAACCGACCGTGGCCAGGAAGGCCAGGCCGTCCTGCATGCGGTTCGAGACATTGGTGATGCCGCGCTCGACCGAGGCGTCGATCCAGGTATTGCGGTCGACCGCCTCGAGCAGCGCCTCCTGGTGATGCTCGCCCGCCTCGATGGCGGTTTCGGTCAGGAAGCGGAACGGCGAGGCCTCGTCGAGCAGCTTGACGCCCTCGGCCAGGCTCGGCGCGGTCCAAAGCTGTTCGTCGGCGTGCTTGGCGCGGCGGTTGGCGCGCAACTGCTCGAGGAACTTGGTGATCATGATGTACCAGCTGCCCATCGACATGATGACCAGCAACACCAGCACGAAGCGCGCCACGAAATCGCCGCCCTTCCACAGCGCGCCCAGCCCGTAGGGATTGCTGACCGCCTCGGTGGCGGCCGGTGCCGGCGGCGGCACCGCGTCGGCGGGCGCGGCCTCGGTGGCGGGTGCCGTCTGGGCGGCCGCCGGCGCCGAGCTGGCCGCGGCATCGCTCGACTGCGCATAGGCAGCCTGCGGCGCCAGCAAGGCGACGGGGGCAAGCAGCCCGGTGGCGGAAATCATCATGCTTGCCGCGAGCGCGGCGATCGAACGCTTGGCCATACCCAACTCCTGTCGATTCGTTGTACTGACGAACACGTCACGTGCTTCGCCGCCCGGTGCCGGCCCCGCCGGCACCGCTTCAGATTGATGAACTCAGTTCAGGTTGAACGAGAAAGGAACCTGCACGCGCACCGGCTGACCCTGCCCGACGCACTTGAACTGCTTGACCGCGTTGAAGGCGGCGCGATCGAGATCGGAATCGGCCGACTGCGCGACCCGCTCGTTGGTGATCTTGCCGTCCGCGTCGACCGTGAATTCGATCAGCACGTCGCCGGTGATGTTGTTTTCCTGCGCGGCCTGCGGATAGCGGATCGAGCCGCGGATCTGGTCCGAGTTCGGGCACACCACGCCGACTTCATGGCTGACGGGCTTGGGCGCGGGCGCGGCCACCGGCGGCGGCGCCGTGACGGGCGCGGATACCACGGGTGCTGCCTGGTGGACGATCGGCGTCTGCACCGGCGCCTGCACCGGCACCTCGGGGGGCGGCACGAACGGCGGCGGCGGCGGAGCGAATTTCGGCGGCGGCAGCTTGACGACCGGCATCGGCGGCGGAGGCGGCGGCTTGACCGGCTCGATGATGCGGGTTTCGATCGGGTGCTGGATGACCTGCACGACCTTGGTGGCAAGGCCGTTGAGCAGCGCGTAGATCAGCACGACGTGCAGCAGCAGCACGATGGCGATTCCCGCGTAGCGCCGGATCGGCTGCTTGCGCGAGGCATCGTACTGGCGGGGACGGCCGAGTTGCGCCAGCCCGCTGTTCGACGCGGCGAGGCCCTCTTCAATCTTCATTGTCAAATCAATCCCCCCGGACGGGATGCGCCCGGTAACCGGTTGCACCCGGATCGGGTGCAACCGACGTCTCGTAACCGGGGAGCGGATCCTGCGCAATATCGTTTGGATTCCAAATCGATAGCGCCGGTCCCTGCTGCCCGAATGATCAAAAAGCCAGAACCTCTGTGTGGTGTCGCCCGTCGCGCGCCGGAATCGACGCCATCGCGGCATCGTTCGGTGCTTCTGCGCGGCGCTCAGGCTGGCGGTGATCGACCGTCCAGCGATTCGCCGCCGGTTTGCGACATGACTTGGGTGCAGAAGATATCGCAGAAAAAAAACGCTCGTCAAACTTTATTTGATGACCCCACACTAAATTTGGAGGGTTTATTCGAATTCCTTGGCGAGCCCCTTCGGACAAGGCTTCCCGCGAACCTCGTTAATCTATTTGTAAAGCAGATTACAAATCTGTTTTTGAGAAATAGATATGCACGATAATCGTGCGATGCACCAATTTGGACTGCACTGCAGTGCGGCAATTTCCATTGCATTACAAATTGGCTGACATCGTATTTACCCGAATTCCCATTGCTTTATATGCACCATTCCGAATTCGGCATGAAGCGTGGCAATCGCGTCCGATGCGCTCCACCGAGTTTCATTTCCTGCTTCGCCCCACCCCTGTTCATTCGCATTACTGATCATCAAGATTCCGGACGCTTGATCATGCATCGAAACGATCATCGTCAGAATTCCTGATCGATTTACGAAACCTCCCGGTCGACCGCGCCGCGCCCCGTCATCGCGCGGTGGCATAATCGATCCGCTCCCACAGCATCGCGGTGCGCCGCGCGCCGGCGCCCGCCGTCACGATGACCGATCCGATCACGCTTCCCGCCCCCGACAATCCGCTGCGCGTGCTCGTCGTCGACGATATCGGCGCGAGCCGCGCGGAAACCGCCTCGCAGGTGCGCGCCTCCGGCCATCACGTGCTCGAGGCCGACAGCGGCGCCGCCGCGCTGCGCATCGTCGAGACCACCGACGTCGACCTGGTCCTGCTCGACCTGCTGATGCCCGACATGGACGGCTTCGAGGCCACCCGCCGCCTGCGCGCGATGCGCGAGCGCGCCTGGCTGCCGATCGTGGTGATGTCCTCGCTGCATGGCGCCGAACACTTCGTGCGCGCGGTCGAGGAAGGCGCCGACGACTACCTGGTGAAACCCGTCGACGGCGCGCTGCTGGCCGCGAAGATCCGCAACATCGGCCACGTGCTCGAACTGCAGGCGCGCGTGGCGAATCTCGCCGCGCACAATCGCGAGCTGTTCGACCATGTCGGCGACGCCGTGCTGACCATCGAGGACGGCCTGCGCATCTGCGACGCGAACGCGGCCGGCTACGCCCTGCTCGGGCTGGACGCGCTGCCCGACCAGGGCGCGCCGCTCGACGCGCTGCTGCCCGCCGAGCTGGCCGAGCGGCTGCGCGCCGACACGCCGCCCGCCGCCTGCCAGGCGCTGGTGCGCGGCCCCGCGGGCGACACCTTCCCGGCCGACATCCGCATCAGCCGCTGGCGTACCAGCGCGCGGCCGCGCGTCTCGCTGGTGATCCGCGACCTGACCGAGCAGCGCCGGCTCGACCGCCTCAAGGACGATTTCCTCAGCACCGTCAGCCACGAGCTGCGCACGCCGCTGACCTCGGTGAAGGGCGCGGTCGACCTGCTCGCCGGCGGCGCGGCGGGCGAGCTGCCGGCGCCCGCGCAGAAGCTGGTCGACATCGCGCGCCGCAACGGCGAACGGCTCGGCCGCCTGATCGACGACGTGCTCGACGTGGCCAAGCTCGAAGCCGATCGCATGACGCTGCAGCGCCGCGCCTGCGCGCTCGACACGCTGGTGGACGAGGCGCTCGCCGCCAACCTCGACTACGCGCGCCGCGTCGGCGTCACGCTCACGCGGGTAGGCGCGCCGTTCGGCTGCGAGGTCTGGGTCGATCCAGACCGCTTCCTGCAGGTGATGGCGAACCTGCTGTCGAACGCGATCAAGAATTCGCCGGCCGGCAGCGCCGTGGAGATCCGCGGCGCCACCGACGGCGCGCGTGCGCGAATCGCCGTGCGCGACCACGGCGGCGGCATCCCGGAAGCCTTCCGCGCCCGCATCTTCGAGAAGTTCTCGCAGGCCGACGAACGCGACCGGCGGGTGGGCACCGGCACCGGGCTCGGCCTGCACATCACCCAGGTGCTGGTCGAGCGCATGCACGGCACGGTCGGGCTGGTCTCGACGCCGGGCCACGGCGCCGAATTCCATGTCGACCTGCCGACCGGCGACGCCGCGGCCGTGCTGCCGCCGGCGCGGCCGGTGGCGCTGGTGATCGATCCGGACCCGGCCTGGCGCGCGCGCATCGCCGCCGCGCTCGCGCCCCGATTCGCCACGCTCGCCGCGGCCAGCGCCGAGGAACTCGGCGCCGCCGCCGTGACCGCGCCGGCGCTGCTGGTCGCCGATCCGTCGCGCGGGCGCGACGCGCCGGAAGCGCTGGCGCGGCGGCTGCGAGAAATCGCCGGCCCGGCGCCGATCCTGCTCTACACTGACGACGTTTCGGCCGCCGCGCCGGCGCTCGCGGCCGACCGGCTGCCCAAGCGCGGCACCGACGACGATGCGTTGCTGCGTGCCGCGCGGCGCATCGCCCATCCCGACGGAGGACCCCATCGATGAGCTCCACGCTGCACAAGGTGCTCTGCGCCGAGGACGACCCGGACATCCGGGCGATCCTGGAATTCAGCCTCGGCGCGGTCGGCGGCTACGAGGTCCGGCTGTGCCCGGACGGCACCGACGCGCTGGCCGAGGTCGACGCCTTCGCGCCGGACCTGATCCTGCTCGACGTGATGATGCCGACCCTGAGCGGCCCCGACACGATGCGCGCGCTGCGCGAGAAACCGGCGCTGCGCGACACGCCGATCGTGCTGATGTCGGCGCGCGCCTTGCCCGACGAGATCGAGGCGCTGCTCGAGCACGGCGCCACCGGCGTGATCGTGAAACCGTTCGACCCCATGACCCTGCCCGAACACCTGAAGATCTACTGGGACTACGCCCGTGATAAACGCGCCGGACAATCCTCCTGATTTCGAACGCCAGCTTGCCCTGCTGCGCGCGCGTTTCACGGCCGGCCTGGTGGCGCGCCGGGACGAACTGGTCAGTGCCTGGAGCGAATGGAACAGCCTGGCGGCCAGCGCCGACGGCGACCGGCCGCGCGCGGTGCTGGCCATCGCCCTGCACCGGCTGGCGGGCGCGGCGCTCTCCTACGGCTACGAGGCGCTCGGCCAGGACGCCCGCACGCTGGAGGGACGCATCACCGCCGACGGCGCGCGGCCCGAGGGGCTGGCGATGAGCTTCGCCGCGCTGATCGCCGATCTCAGCGACGCCTACTCGGCCGCCTCGGGCGTGCCTCCGGCGGGGCCGCCCGCCGAGCCGCCGCCCGCGGCCCAGTGACGAGACGGCCCCAGGCCGCCGACCGGACGCGCCGCCCGGCTCCCCGAGCCCCGGCGCGCCTGCATCCCACGAGGATCCCACGATGGAATTGTTGACCACCCCCGCCCCTGGCGGCCCGCTGCTGGTCCGCCCGACCGATGCGCACCTCGATGCCGGCAACGTGCAGGCTTTCAAGGACGCCATCGCGCCGCTGCTCGCCCAGGAGGCGCGCATCGTGTTCGACATGTCCTCGCTGAGCTTCGTCGACAGCTCCGGGCTCGGCGCGCTGATCGCCTGCCTGCGCGAGACGCACCGGCGCGGCGGCGACTTCAAGCTGTGCGCGATGACCAAGCCGGTCAACGCGCTGTTCGAGCTGATGCGCATGCATCGCGTGTTCAGCGTGCACGGCTCGACCGATGACGCGCTGGCCGCCTTCGCCTGAGCGCCCCGGCCCGCGGCGGGAGGCGGCGCCGTGCGCGTCGCGTCGCCCGCCGGGGCGGTTCACGATCCCGCCACACTTTCCGCCGATGCCCATGCTGCAATCTTCCGGATATCACGATCCGTCCTCGCCGGCCGTCGCGAACGCGCGGCCCGGCACCCGTCACCCGCGCGCCGCGCAAGGAACGACACGATGGTTCGCTGGCCCGATCTGCGCAGTATGAGGAACCGGTTCTCCGGTCACCCCGGCGCGCCCGGCAGCCGCCGGGGCGACACGCGCGAGGCCCGGCCCGCCTCGGCCACGCTGCGCCGGGCGGCGGCGGGATCGGCGGCGCTGCTGATGATGGCCGCCTGCGGTGACGCCAGCGCGGGCGCCGTGCTCGATCGCGTGCATGCCACCCGCACGCTGCGCGTGTGCCTGTCGCAGAACGATGCCGGCATCACCTACCGCGATCCGCGCACCGGCGAGCCGCGCGGCATCGACGTCGACCTGGCGGCCGCCTTCGCCGGCGATCTCGGCGCCCAGATCGTGATGGTCGACACCTCCTTCGACCGCTTCGCCGACGACCTGCTGGCCGACCGCTGCGATGTCGCGATGCTTGCCGTGGCGGCCACCGCAGAGCGCCGCGAGATGCTGCGCTTCAGCCGTCCATACCTGTCGAGCGGCATCGTCGGGGTGGCCTCGCGCGGCAGCGAGGTGGTGCCGGGCTGGGGCGATCTCGACCGGCCCGGCGTGCGTGTCGGCGTGCAGCAGGGCTCGCAGATCGAGCCGCTGCTGCGCGCCACCCTCAAGCGCGCCACCCTGGTGGTGCTCGACGCGCGCGTGAACCGCGAGGACGAGTTGCAGGCAGGGCGGCTCGACGTGCTGGTGGCGGGGCTTCCGTATGCGCGCCGCCTGCTGGAGAATGCCGACTGGGCCCGCCTGGTGGCGCCGCCGCGGCCGTTCCATCCGATGCCCTATGCCTATGCCGTGCGCCCCGGCGACGACGCCTGGCTGCAGACGGTCGACGCCTTCGTCGCGCGCATCCAGCGCGACGGCCGGCTCGCCGAGGCGGCCCGCCGCCATCACCTGACCGACATCATGCTGCTCCAGTGAAACGAATCGAAGCGATCATCGGCCATCACACCGCGCAGCTCCCCGCCTGGCTCAACAGCCGATCGGTGCTGGTCGGCGGCGCGCTCGTCGGCGCGCTGCTGATCGGCGCGGCCGGCAGCTTCGCGTGGTGGGAGCATCGCAGCGCGATCGACGACGAGCGCGGCAGCGCCGAGATGCTGGCGCGCG
It contains:
- a CDS encoding TonB-dependent receptor; its protein translation is MKQRVLAMAVRQIVWAEIALAATLAVPAFAQSQPAAGPAAVADALASGPAIKVAQADTPSSVGAATADAPAGASGAATTAAPAGGNKVQQIKRFEVTGSLIRSSDKVGFNQVQTITPKEITSSGATTVADFLRNTTANSANSWSEGQSSSFAAGAAGIALRGLPEKYTLVLVDGQRVAPFAFFSNADDSFFDLNTLPLNAIERIEIVKTGAVSQYGSDAIGGVVNIITKHDFRGVQLDGSLGSAINSGNGDGTTKFGILAGFGDLNADRFNITAAASYYKSNGFTLADRDSTRNQDFTGFPGGLSVLAPSYWNLPGGNAQALAGCPPGSVVRPAGTNSLAATNGLGGTVCAANTAESMSILPMTERLNAKLHGDFKVDDKTTAFGDFMISSISSTSNQGTHTIGNPQGPALVWNPVTQQLSPFNTIVPTSNPFNTTGAPSQLTYSFPEAVAEKTNSTFWRASTGIKGSFGLPIGGDWDWATSLSHSQSTVSNSFSNELNVNALNNIYQNGTLNFANPGSTPNGLNGLFEDASTFGISKLDTIDATLSTPTLFHLPTGDVGLGLGAQFTHQSEFLAPGSEFADGLVTSPNLQTVNGQRNVAAVYYQLNVPILKNLTFSQSGRYDHYSDVGGAFSPRFALRYQPAQQLTLYTSYSRGFRAPTFVEDSASRTIGSQVDAASGQNYTSITVGNPNISPEHTRNLNIGFQLSPSRYTDFSLDWYKIRVDNVIGQGAPTQIVNDPNTGALLYKITPYTNLGYLDTNGFESTFRQALPLKSFGTLTLSGDWAYVKSFKIGQPGAAPVDGAGNNFTLTQPFGGSFPRWRGNTTLDWSYHRWDAALTWLFTGPYAQNLIPAPAPAKVGSYSQFNLMVTYTGFKNWTIYGGIDNIFNRTPPYDPIFANGTLSQTGYDQSIYTYIGRFAQIGATYKF
- a CDS encoding helix-turn-helix domain-containing protein translates to MVPILDESMSASAAIGGRIRALRQRLKLTLDEVAVMAGISKPFLSQVERGRATPSLQSLVGIARALGVSMQYFVEAPTEAKSVRRAETLQFFSFADSANSFARLTSQMDSRQLDAVLVKMPVDHAQSAVASNTGEQFLYVIRGEIALTLDGRTFTLKQGDTAHYEANVTHAWRNVSTEESWIVWVGTPRLF
- a CDS encoding tetratricopeptide repeat protein, with the protein product MIDQRMKRAALAAALGVLFACASGISHAADSLRPEIAKPLAAAQDLYRAHKYRDALGKIAQAQAVPNKTPYEAVTVDEMRGAAAIAAGDTGAAQQAYEAVLASGHAGAADEQRTAATLAGLYFQQKNYAAAIRTAQRYQKAGGNDPDMRTLLLQSYYLSNDCKQVVATLKPAVDADTRAGRVTDEGSLQMLATCAQHANDSATYLSALESLAVHHPNPAYQSQLFNAIRTRPGYLSSLDLDIYRLRRATNSLTSVDDYMEMTQLAIVVGSTAEGKQVIDQGFSSGVLGHDAQADREKRLQALAAKRLTAPPDPDNPVNPVDAGLNLVFAGKGAEGIAQIRQAIAKGGLAHPDLAQLRLGEAYYVAGDKAHAVQAFRAVNGNDGTAELARLWTLVVAK
- a CDS encoding ExbD/TolR family protein codes for the protein MGMNVSRGGGEPEVMVDINTTPLIDVMLVLLIMLIITIPIQMHSVKMDLPVGNPPPPATPPEVVQIDIDFDGTTTWNGTLVPNRAALEQKLSQAAAEPVQPEIHLRPNKLVPYRDVAGVLAAAQRVGATKIGLIGNEQYMQ
- a CDS encoding ExbD/TolR family protein, with protein sequence MAMSVGQEEGEDEVIANINTTPLVDVMLVLLIIFLITIPVVTHTIPLQLPKETVQPLQTKPKSIEIAVNREGQYFWGEKLVDGPTLLAKLKDVSQMNPQPDVHVRGDQDTRYEFIGRLITDCERAGIAKVSFITEPPARG
- a CDS encoding MotA/TolQ/ExbB proton channel family protein: MAKRSIAALAASMMISATGLLAPVALLAPQAAYAQSSDAAASSAPAAAQTAPATEAAPADAVPPPAPAATEAVSNPYGLGALWKGGDFVARFVLVLLVIMSMGSWYIMITKFLEQLRANRRAKHADEQLWTAPSLAEGVKLLDEASPFRFLTETAIEAGEHHQEALLEAVDRNTWIDASVERGITNVSNRMQDGLAFLATVGSTAPFVGLFGTVWGIYHALTAIGIAGQASIDKVAGPVGEALIMTAIGLAVAVPAVLGYNFLVRRNKSVMERVRNFGAQLHTVVLAGGGKRAVRAPAASLGR
- a CDS encoding energy transducer TonB, which codes for MKIEEGLAASNSGLAQLGRPRQYDASRKQPIRRYAGIAIVLLLHVVLIYALLNGLATKVVQVIQHPIETRIIEPVKPPPPPPMPVVKLPPPKFAPPPPPFVPPPEVPVQAPVQTPIVHQAAPVVSAPVTAPPPVAAPAPKPVSHEVGVVCPNSDQIRGSIRYPQAAQENNITGDVLIEFTVDADGKITNERVAQSADSDLDRAAFNAVKQFKCVGQGQPVRVQVPFSFNLN
- a CDS encoding ATP-binding protein, which translates into the protein MTDPITLPAPDNPLRVLVVDDIGASRAETASQVRASGHHVLEADSGAAALRIVETTDVDLVLLDLLMPDMDGFEATRRLRAMRERAWLPIVVMSSLHGAEHFVRAVEEGADDYLVKPVDGALLAAKIRNIGHVLELQARVANLAAHNRELFDHVGDAVLTIEDGLRICDANAAGYALLGLDALPDQGAPLDALLPAELAERLRADTPPAACQALVRGPAGDTFPADIRISRWRTSARPRVSLVIRDLTEQRRLDRLKDDFLSTVSHELRTPLTSVKGAVDLLAGGAAGELPAPAQKLVDIARRNGERLGRLIDDVLDVAKLEADRMTLQRRACALDTLVDEALAANLDYARRVGVTLTRVGAPFGCEVWVDPDRFLQVMANLLSNAIKNSPAGSAVEIRGATDGARARIAVRDHGGGIPEAFRARIFEKFSQADERDRRVGTGTGLGLHITQVLVERMHGTVGLVSTPGHGAEFHVDLPTGDAAAVLPPARPVALVIDPDPAWRARIAAALAPRFATLAAASAEELGAAAVTAPALLVADPSRGRDAPEALARRLREIAGPAPILLYTDDVSAAAPALAADRLPKRGTDDDALLRAARRIAHPDGGPHR
- a CDS encoding response regulator encodes the protein MSSTLHKVLCAEDDPDIRAILEFSLGAVGGYEVRLCPDGTDALAEVDAFAPDLILLDVMMPTLSGPDTMRALREKPALRDTPIVLMSARALPDEIEALLEHGATGVIVKPFDPMTLPEHLKIYWDYARDKRAGQSS